Within Candidatus Atribacteria bacterium, the genomic segment GTTTTTAGAAAGGATAAACCGGATGATAAATTAAGTTATTGGGAATTAGCACAGAAAGTAAAAGAAAGAGGTGATAGCTTAAAAGCAGAGGCATCTTTCTTCCCTCATACTGATAAACCTGACCCCAAGACAGGACAGGGTGAAAAAGTATACGTAGCCTACACCTTTGTTACTCAAGTTATTGATATAGAAGTTGATACTGTTACAGGAATTGTAGAGGTCTTGAAGGTTTATACCTCAGCCGATATTGGTAAAGCAATAAACCCGAAAAATGTAGAAGGACAGGTAGAAGGAGGAACGGTTCAAGGAATGGGTATGGCCTTAATGGAAGAGCAAGTCATCAAAGAAGGAATCACTTTAAATCCAGATTTGACCGGTTATCTAATCCCCACTTCTATGGATAGCCCTCACTTTACTACCCAACTGATAGAAAATGAAGATTCAGAAGGTCCTTTTGGAGCAAAAGGAATAGGAGAACCATCTACCATTGCCACTGCCCCGGCCATTGCCAATGCGGTGTATGATGCGATAGGAGTGAGAATTTTTAACCTTCCCATTACTCCGGATAAAATCCTAAAAGCGTTAAAAGAAAAAGATATCGAAAACTAAACGCTAATTCTCTATCTTATCTTGCTTGCCTGTTGGAAATTAAATATATAAAAGGGAGAGAATAATGAAAGAATTCTATTCAGCATCTAAAAAATCTATTTTCATTCCACTCTTAACAGGCTGCTTGCTCTTATTAGGTCTATACCTGACCAGTCTTTACAGTTATCTTCTTTTTCACAGCCTTGCCGAGATATTCAGTATTGTTATTGCATTTAGTATTTTTATTGTAGCCTGGAACTGTCGTAACCTTATCGATAATAATTACTTTTTATTTTTAGGTATTGCTTATCTTTTTATTGGTCTTATAGAT encodes:
- a CDS encoding xanthine dehydrogenase family protein molybdopterin-binding subunit, with translation MKKSGRGVATIMFGFGYGEGFPDHSIASAEIIDGGKILIRTAAADVGQGVLTALTQIAAEVLKVKPEAIHIIPGDTHLTKNSGSSSATRQTFFTGNAVKEASEGLLSNIYHYASLNFITNHVDLKIQDGYVFRKDKPDDKLSYWELAQKVKERGDSLKAEASFFPHTDKPDPKTGQGEKVYVAYTFVTQVIDIEVDTVTGIVEVLKVYTSADIGKAINPKNVEGQVEGGTVQGMGMALMEEQVIKEGITLNPDLTGYLIPTSMDSPHFTTQLIENEDSEGPFGAKGIGEPSTIATAPAIANAVYDAIGVRIFNLPITPDKILKALKEKDIEN